Proteins from one Streptomyces genisteinicus genomic window:
- a CDS encoding ABC transporter transmembrane domain-containing protein — MSDSSRSADADTAGLGRGPLTRRLPVLLQAPPEPAGAPAFEAGAGTTPGRFLLRAILSVKRVTVPAMLLAVVWQVGESAVPVVMGIAIDRALATGNASQLALWLGVLVSLYLALTLAAKAANRLTSHAVQLLQHRLRSTLSTAVLHPAGGSARAPDGSVVSVMTNDVARLANGVILLIMPVSRVAAIGFIAVSLLATHWLLGLAVLLGAPAAVWLMGVLGERLSRDTRAYQELLASTVGRATDLVAGYRVVKGIHAEEEATERYRQASRETLAGAERNAGLLGRFLVGSGVVSGVFVAAVMGLAGWFAVDGRLSIGELIAAVGLTQALLPQIQSIASVSIPNLAGARAASARVVDVLRGHGGRSPGQDDAPRPETGTPPVLEVSAPTATIRVDPGELVGVRADDRTAARIARELLDPCAFDDVRTRLDGRPARELSARAYRSLVTVAPHRATLFSGTIRDNLTAGAGAGSGTGTGSGADGSRLVAAAVRAAACEDFAADLDVPVGEDGNRLSGGQRQRTALARALASDAPVLVLHDPTTAVDPATEHAIAERLPGVRAGRSTLLIATSPVLLGRCDRVVDLFDHVPLPLPPPLPLHEGDAPLHEGDVPLREGDAPLHGRTAR, encoded by the coding sequence GTGAGCGACTCCTCGCGATCCGCTGATGCCGACACCGCAGGACTGGGGCGGGGACCGCTGACCCGCCGGCTGCCCGTGCTGCTCCAGGCGCCCCCCGAACCTGCCGGGGCGCCCGCGTTCGAGGCCGGGGCGGGGACCACACCGGGCCGGTTCCTGCTGCGCGCGATCCTCTCGGTCAAGCGGGTCACCGTCCCGGCGATGCTCCTCGCGGTCGTGTGGCAGGTGGGCGAGTCGGCGGTCCCCGTGGTCATGGGGATCGCCATCGACCGGGCGCTCGCGACCGGGAACGCGTCGCAACTCGCGCTGTGGCTCGGCGTGCTGGTTTCCCTGTACCTCGCGCTGACGCTGGCGGCGAAGGCGGCGAACCGGCTCACCTCGCATGCGGTGCAACTGCTCCAGCACCGGCTGCGGAGCACCCTGTCGACCGCCGTGCTGCACCCGGCCGGGGGCTCGGCCCGCGCGCCGGACGGCAGCGTGGTCTCGGTGATGACCAACGACGTCGCCCGCCTCGCCAACGGGGTGATCCTGCTGATCATGCCCGTCTCCCGGGTCGCGGCCATCGGGTTCATCGCCGTGTCGCTGCTGGCGACGCACTGGCTGCTCGGGCTCGCGGTGCTGCTGGGAGCACCTGCCGCGGTCTGGCTGATGGGCGTGCTCGGCGAGCGGCTCTCCCGGGACACCCGCGCGTACCAGGAGCTCCTGGCCTCCACCGTCGGACGGGCCACGGACCTGGTCGCGGGCTACCGGGTGGTCAAGGGGATACACGCCGAGGAGGAGGCGACCGAGAGGTACCGGCAGGCGAGCCGGGAGACGCTCGCCGGGGCCGAGCGGAACGCGGGGCTCCTCGGGCGTTTCCTGGTGGGCTCGGGTGTGGTCAGCGGCGTGTTCGTCGCCGCCGTGATGGGGCTGGCGGGCTGGTTCGCGGTGGACGGGCGCCTCAGCATCGGCGAGCTGATCGCCGCCGTCGGCCTCACCCAGGCGCTGCTGCCGCAGATCCAGTCGATCGCGAGCGTCTCCATCCCCAACCTCGCCGGGGCCCGCGCCGCGTCCGCCCGCGTCGTCGACGTGCTGCGCGGCCACGGCGGCCGGAGTCCCGGACAGGACGACGCGCCCCGGCCGGAAACCGGGACGCCGCCGGTACTGGAGGTGTCCGCGCCGACGGCGACGATCCGGGTGGACCCCGGAGAGCTCGTGGGCGTGCGGGCCGACGACCGGACCGCCGCCCGCATCGCGCGGGAGCTCCTCGACCCGTGCGCCTTCGACGATGTGCGGACGCGGCTCGACGGGCGTCCGGCACGAGAACTGAGCGCGCGCGCATACCGCTCCCTGGTCACGGTCGCCCCGCACCGGGCCACGCTCTTCAGCGGAACGATCCGCGACAACCTCACCGCCGGTGCCGGTGCCGGCTCAGGCACCGGTACCGGCTCCGGTGCCGACGGGTCCCGGCTGGTCGCCGCCGCGGTGCGAGCCGCGGCGTGCGAGGACTTCGCCGCCGACCTCGACGTCCCGGTCGGTGAGGACGGCAACCGCCTCTCCGGCGGTCAGCGCCAGCGGACCGCGCTCGCCCGCGCACTGGCGAGCGACGCACCGGTGCTCGTGCTGCACGACCCGACCACGGCGGTGGACCCGGCGACCGAGCACGCGATCGCGGAGCGACTGCCCGGCGTCCGCGCGGGCCGCTCGACGCTGCTGATCGCCACGTCCCCGGTGCTGCTCGGACGCTGCGACCGCGTCGTCGACCTGTTCGATCACGTGCCCCTGCCCCTGCCCCCGCCCCTGCCCCTGCATGAAGGCGACGCGCCCCTGCATGAAGGCGACGTGCCCCTGCGCGAAGGGGACGCACCCCTGCACGGAAGGACGGCGAGATGA
- a CDS encoding ABC transporter ATP-binding protein — MNPTSAADGHALPVAGGRATAGEVWRLSRGHRLRLTAVGLVGVAGTAVDLIPPVAVGYLVDRVRAGTADPGTVLTVTGVMALSAVLGAAGTAVTVAHATRIYHTVLAALREQLVSRAMRLPQHLVERAGTGDLISRSSDDVTAVADAAPAVIPALTVTAFTIAVSLAGLAALEWPYAAAFAVVLPVYALAMRWYLRTGPRVYRAERAAMSARAQQILESQRGYATVLGFGLAEHRHRAVLTASWDVAVHAIRARTVQSMLNARLNLGECLSLAAVLVVGFVLVDHRLSTVGGATTAMLLVLRLLGPVNQLLFVVDTLQSALASLSRMIGVVTIPVTETPGMPTPPEEPADAAERGTAVRLRGVAFHYDGGPPVLDDIDLDIPAGQHLAIVGPSGAGKTTLASVIAGVHLPDAGTVTRPRRTAVITQEVHVFAGTLRENLTLAAPGATDRDIRAALETTGADDLLDLSADALDTLIGTGGHPLTEAQAQQLALARLLLADPELAILDEATAEAGSAHAERLDRASEAVLAGRSGIVIAHRLSQAAPCDRIVVLDAGRVIETGTHDELLTAGGTYARLWAVWQAGQRLGAGR; from the coding sequence ATGAACCCGACATCCGCTGCGGACGGGCACGCGCTGCCCGTCGCGGGCGGCCGGGCGACGGCCGGGGAGGTGTGGCGGCTCAGCCGCGGACACCGGCTCCGGCTCACCGCCGTCGGCCTGGTCGGGGTCGCCGGCACCGCCGTCGACCTGATCCCGCCGGTGGCTGTCGGGTACCTCGTCGACCGGGTACGGGCGGGCACCGCGGATCCCGGCACCGTTCTGACGGTCACCGGCGTGATGGCGCTCTCGGCCGTCCTCGGCGCCGCGGGCACCGCGGTGACGGTCGCGCACGCCACCCGCATCTACCACACCGTCCTCGCCGCGCTGCGCGAACAGCTGGTGAGCCGTGCGATGCGGCTCCCGCAGCACCTCGTCGAACGCGCCGGTACCGGGGACCTGATATCCCGGTCCAGCGACGACGTCACCGCCGTCGCCGATGCCGCACCCGCGGTGATCCCCGCGCTCACCGTCACCGCGTTCACCATCGCCGTGTCGCTGGCCGGGCTCGCGGCGCTGGAGTGGCCCTACGCCGCCGCATTCGCCGTCGTGCTGCCCGTCTACGCGCTCGCCATGCGGTGGTACCTGCGCACCGGGCCCCGGGTGTACCGGGCCGAGCGCGCGGCGATGAGCGCGCGCGCCCAGCAGATCCTCGAGTCCCAGCGCGGTTACGCCACCGTGCTCGGCTTCGGCCTCGCCGAGCACCGTCATCGCGCCGTGCTGACGGCCTCCTGGGATGTCGCGGTGCACGCGATCCGGGCCCGCACCGTGCAGAGCATGCTCAACGCCCGGCTCAACCTCGGCGAATGCCTGAGCCTCGCCGCCGTGCTCGTCGTCGGATTCGTCCTCGTCGACCACCGGCTCTCCACCGTCGGCGGCGCCACCACCGCCATGCTGCTCGTGCTGCGCCTGCTGGGGCCGGTCAACCAACTGCTGTTCGTCGTCGACACCCTTCAGTCGGCCCTCGCCTCGCTGAGCCGCATGATCGGAGTGGTCACGATCCCGGTGACGGAAACGCCCGGCATGCCGACGCCGCCGGAGGAGCCGGCAGACGCGGCGGAGAGAGGCACCGCCGTCCGGCTCCGCGGGGTCGCGTTCCACTACGACGGCGGTCCGCCCGTACTCGACGACATCGACCTCGACATCCCGGCCGGTCAGCACCTCGCGATCGTCGGCCCGTCCGGGGCGGGGAAGACCACGCTCGCATCCGTGATCGCGGGCGTCCACCTCCCCGACGCCGGGACCGTGACCCGGCCCCGCCGCACCGCGGTGATCACCCAGGAAGTGCACGTGTTCGCCGGGACGCTGCGGGAGAACCTCACACTGGCCGCCCCCGGCGCCACCGACCGCGACATCCGCGCCGCGCTCGAGACCACCGGAGCGGACGATCTGCTCGACCTGTCCGCGGACGCCCTCGACACGTTGATCGGCACCGGCGGACACCCGCTCACCGAGGCGCAGGCGCAACAGCTCGCCCTCGCCCGCCTGCTCCTCGCCGACCCCGAGCTGGCGATCCTCGACGAAGCCACCGCCGAGGCCGGTTCCGCCCACGCCGAGCGGCTCGACCGGGCCTCGGAGGCGGTCCTCGCCGGCCGCTCCGGCATCGTGATCGCCCACCGGCTCTCCCAGGCCGCACCGTGCGACCGGATCGTGGTCCTGGACGCCGGCCGCGTCATCGAGACCGGCACCCACGACGAACTCCTCACCGCCGGCGGCACCTACGCCCGGCTGTGGGCGGTGTGGCAAGCCGGACAGCGCCTCGGCGCGGGCAGATGA
- a CDS encoding Fic family protein, whose translation MLFPTPALDAEDQRVLGEIDGLRRSLRLRVRSTPTKWTEGLRKFLTADAVAASNSIEGFKVSTVDVEDLLEGERDVDVSEEDREETLAYQRMMTYVQTLHDATDFRYGKGLLNALHWMLQGHRHSQRKPAGQWRRGPVYVTDARDPSIAAYTAPDAAEVPALTGELVDWLNAEDGTHPLVRAAMAHLHLVAIHPWADGNGRMSRSLQTLMIARQGELAPEFSSIEAWLGRPGNTWEYYRELQRRGATYRPDQNVSGWVRFNLTAYHQQAQTVRNRLDRSSRVWVLLGEFAQVRGLEERVVSALHDVAMSGRLRRTRYERTEDLSLQRAQRDLRDLVAAEVLTPVGRTRARFYTAGPAFPGSALEVARTPLSLVDPYAT comes from the coding sequence ATGCTCTTCCCCACGCCTGCTCTCGACGCCGAGGACCAGCGTGTACTCGGCGAGATCGACGGTCTTCGCCGCTCTCTGCGGCTGCGGGTCCGGTCCACTCCGACGAAGTGGACCGAAGGGCTGCGCAAGTTCCTGACGGCGGACGCGGTGGCGGCCTCCAACTCGATCGAGGGCTTCAAGGTGTCCACGGTCGACGTCGAGGACCTGCTGGAGGGTGAGCGGGACGTCGACGTCTCCGAGGAGGACCGCGAGGAGACGCTCGCGTATCAGCGGATGATGACGTACGTCCAGACACTGCACGATGCCACGGACTTCCGATACGGCAAGGGGTTGCTGAACGCGCTCCACTGGATGCTGCAGGGCCACCGTCACTCCCAGCGGAAGCCGGCGGGGCAGTGGCGCCGCGGACCGGTCTACGTGACGGACGCCCGCGACCCCAGCATCGCGGCGTACACGGCGCCGGACGCGGCCGAGGTGCCTGCTCTGACGGGTGAACTGGTCGACTGGCTGAACGCGGAGGACGGGACCCACCCGCTGGTGCGGGCCGCCATGGCGCATCTGCACCTTGTCGCCATCCACCCGTGGGCGGACGGCAACGGCCGGATGTCCCGGTCCCTCCAAACGCTCATGATCGCGAGGCAGGGAGAACTCGCCCCCGAGTTCTCCTCGATCGAGGCATGGCTGGGGCGCCCCGGCAACACCTGGGAGTACTACCGCGAGTTGCAGCGCCGGGGGGCCACCTACCGCCCCGACCAGAACGTCTCCGGCTGGGTCCGCTTCAACCTCACCGCGTATCACCAGCAGGCGCAGACCGTGCGCAATCGCCTGGACCGTTCGAGTCGCGTGTGGGTCCTGCTGGGTGAGTTCGCGCAGGTCCGAGGGCTGGAGGAGAGAGTGGTCTCCGCCCTGCACGACGTGGCGATGTCCGGGCGGTTGCGTCGCACGCGCTACGAACGAACGGAGGACCTGAGCCTGCAGCGGGCCCAGCGCGACCTGCGCGACCTGGTCGCGGCCGAGGTCCTGACACCGGTCGGCCGCACCCGTGCCCGCTTCTACACCGCTGGACCCGCCTTTCCCGGGTCGGCCCTGGAGGTGGCTCGGACCCCGCTGTCGCTGGTCGATCCGTACGCGACCTGA
- a CDS encoding DEAD/DEAH box helicase encodes MGRDERETVARGARLHEAARAVTGDHGRAVEAVRAALKPLHDAEVARELDAIPVARLQDVTEGRLRLGTVEKHGLGTVGRVLAAGPYRLRQIPGVGQRTVDQILAAARRLSDAVHETVAVHIDVDRPVPATTALVTALHVLVEAGPDARRAVDRAGALAQRLAPLLDDARPAAGRLGMLLAGREKRTRALAALGAIRSLADEAEQSGALRLFAQASVDLLRGPPSDVAAWVDFELRSAEYYSLLAEISGRPPDTAAAEGFLPEEIAERVRTQRLDDTHRRVSLRGYQAFGARFVLAQRKALLGDEMGLGKTVQAIAALTHLAAEGQSHFVVVCPASVLVNWTREIEARSTLPVTVLHGPGRHEAFADWKGRGGVAVTTFDALRGFPAPGGGEIGMLVVDEAHSVKNPQTKRSRSVALWAGRCERVLFMTGTPMENRVAEFRNLVRMLDDGVADSLGERDAPVGSVAFRKAVAPVYLRRNQDDVLTELPSLQHTDEWEEPSEPDQEAYREAVAAGNFMAMRRAAYLRPETSAKLERLREIVREAGENGQKTVVFSQFRDVLGVVGAALAAGSAAGAPVFGPLTGAVPAGRRQGMVDDFAGAPGPAVLLAQIQAAGTGLNMQAASVVVLCEPQIKPTLEHQAVARAHRMGQVRPVHVHRLLATGGVDERMVRMLEGKTRLFDAYARRSAVAEATPDAVDVSDADLARRIVEEEQERLGVAGEERAAVD; translated from the coding sequence GTGGGGCGTGACGAGCGGGAGACGGTCGCGAGGGGAGCGCGACTGCACGAGGCGGCGCGGGCGGTCACGGGTGACCACGGCCGCGCGGTCGAGGCGGTGCGGGCGGCGCTGAAGCCGCTGCACGACGCGGAGGTCGCCCGGGAGCTCGATGCCATCCCCGTCGCCCGGCTGCAGGACGTCACCGAGGGCCGCCTGCGGCTGGGGACCGTCGAGAAGCACGGCCTCGGCACCGTGGGCCGGGTGCTGGCGGCCGGCCCCTACCGGCTGCGGCAGATCCCCGGCGTCGGGCAGCGCACCGTCGACCAGATCCTCGCCGCGGCCCGCCGGCTGTCCGACGCGGTGCACGAGACGGTGGCCGTCCACATCGACGTGGACCGGCCGGTGCCGGCCACCACCGCGCTGGTCACGGCCCTGCACGTCCTGGTGGAGGCCGGGCCGGACGCCCGGCGAGCGGTGGACAGGGCCGGGGCCCTGGCGCAGCGGCTCGCCCCGCTGCTGGACGACGCGAGGCCCGCCGCCGGGCGGCTCGGGATGCTGCTCGCCGGGCGGGAGAAGCGGACGCGTGCCCTGGCCGCCCTCGGCGCGATCCGCTCGCTCGCCGACGAGGCGGAGCAGTCCGGCGCACTCCGGCTCTTCGCGCAGGCATCGGTGGACCTGCTGCGCGGACCCCCGTCCGACGTCGCGGCATGGGTGGACTTCGAACTCCGGTCGGCCGAGTACTACAGCCTGCTCGCCGAGATCTCCGGCCGGCCGCCGGACACGGCGGCCGCCGAGGGCTTCCTGCCGGAGGAGATCGCCGAACGGGTGCGCACCCAGCGGCTCGACGACACGCACCGGCGAGTCTCCCTGCGCGGCTACCAGGCGTTCGGGGCGCGGTTCGTGCTCGCGCAGCGAAAGGCGCTGCTCGGCGACGAGATGGGTCTCGGCAAGACCGTCCAGGCGATCGCCGCGCTGACGCATCTGGCCGCCGAGGGGCAGAGCCACTTCGTGGTCGTCTGCCCGGCGAGCGTCCTCGTGAACTGGACCCGCGAGATCGAGGCGCGCAGCACGCTGCCCGTCACGGTGCTCCACGGCCCCGGCCGTCACGAGGCGTTCGCCGACTGGAAGGGGCGGGGCGGGGTGGCCGTCACCACCTTCGACGCGCTGCGGGGCTTCCCGGCGCCGGGCGGCGGGGAGATCGGCATGCTGGTCGTCGACGAGGCGCACAGCGTGAAGAACCCGCAGACCAAGCGGTCCCGCTCGGTCGCCCTGTGGGCCGGGCGCTGCGAACGGGTCCTCTTCATGACCGGCACCCCGATGGAGAACCGGGTCGCCGAGTTCCGCAACCTGGTCCGGATGCTCGACGACGGCGTGGCGGACTCGCTCGGCGAACGGGACGCGCCGGTGGGGTCGGTCGCCTTCCGCAAGGCGGTCGCCCCGGTCTACCTGAGGCGCAACCAGGACGACGTGCTCACCGAACTCCCCAGCCTCCAGCACACCGACGAGTGGGAGGAGCCGAGTGAACCGGACCAGGAGGCGTACCGCGAGGCCGTGGCGGCGGGGAACTTCATGGCGATGCGCCGTGCCGCCTACCTGCGCCCCGAGACCTCGGCGAAGTTGGAACGGCTCCGTGAGATCGTCCGGGAGGCCGGCGAGAACGGGCAGAAGACCGTGGTCTTCTCCCAGTTCAGGGATGTGCTGGGCGTGGTGGGGGCGGCGCTGGCCGCCGGGTCCGCCGCCGGTGCCCCGGTGTTCGGTCCGCTCACCGGCGCCGTCCCGGCCGGGCGGCGGCAGGGGATGGTCGACGACTTCGCGGGGGCCCCGGGGCCCGCGGTGCTGCTGGCGCAGATCCAGGCGGCCGGCACCGGCCTCAACATGCAGGCCGCTTCCGTCGTCGTCCTCTGCGAACCGCAGATCAAGCCGACCCTCGAACACCAGGCAGTGGCGAGGGCCCACCGCATGGGCCAGGTCAGGCCGGTCCATGTGCACCGGCTCCTCGCCACGGGGGGCGTGGACGAACGCATGGTGCGGATGCTGGAGGGCAAGACCCGGCTGTTCGACGCCTACGCCCGCCGCAGCGCGGTGGCCGAGGCCACTCCGGACGCGGTCGACGTCTCGGACGCCGACCTCGCCCGCCGGATCGTCGAGGAGGAGCAGGAGCGGCTGGGGGTGGCGGGCGAGGAGCGCGCGGCGGTCGACTGA